Proteins from a genomic interval of Flammeovirgaceae bacterium SG7u.111:
- a CDS encoding VCBS repeat-containing protein, with amino-acid sequence MAQLYTFIPRPIAQLLGIFTLLLLLQSCTTEKKEAPPSGPTLFELLPQSKTNITFANQLKEGLNTNVVMYEYFYNGAGVAAGDLNNDGLDDLMFSGNMVDNALYLNLGGLSFKDISATAGIKGRKGGWKTGVTMADVNGDGLLDIYICYSGNVQPKSRTNELYINQGPDAEGIPHFEEKAREYGLNSPATSTQAAFFDFDKDGDLDLFLLNHSPFPLPVLDEVTTAEHLKKDDPIYGSRLFENTAAQGAQPTFEDITQKAGIVSASLSYGLGIGIADFNNDGWQDIYVGNDYSIPDYLYLNNHDGTFTNQLSSSFEHTSHFSMGNDIADVNNDGLIDLLTLDMLPESNRRQKLLFAPDNYELFNLNLKVGFHYQYMRNMLQINNGNLTGEQPKFSEIGQFAGISNTDWSWSALFADYDNDGWKDLFITNGYVRDYTNMDFLKYMGNFTHSKQGKLKREDVLELVQKIPASNVSNYIYQNNNELKFQNKQREWGLGEVANSTGAVYSDLDNDGDLDLVISNINKAAFVYQNHSNEAKNNHFLQLKLEGEGQNTFGLGAKVTVYSNGKKQFLEQMPTRGFQSSVSPVLHFGLGKTAKIDSVRIDWPSEKSQTLTNLQPDQTIALKETEAQPKASRMTVEKSMFQKEASPISFQHKKNAVNDFKRQPLIVNPQSFDGPCLVKGDVNNDGLADVFVGGSEGQASQLFVQLSNGKFQASSVGVFEENSKSEDINALFFDANNDGFQDLYVCSGGYNNFYPTDEALQDRFYLNKGNGSFEIAAALPQMLTSSSCVAASDINKDGFQDLFVGSKVIPGEYPETPASYILMNTGKGTFEIKTDEVAPALAQAGMVTDATWADLNADGKEELILAGNWMPIQVFANSDGKLEEKTSDFFNKNYSGWWNKLLVEDLNNDGILDIVAGNFGLNSQCQVSDEQPGELYYKDFDNNGAIDPIFCFYIQGKSYPSVTRDELLEQITKLRSRFQNYDSYADAQIGDIFSEEELKGAKHLEINELNTVYFQGKKGGKFEQKTLPSQVQYSPIHSITVLDYDADGIQDLLLCGNTNQARLRFGKTDANFGTLLKGDANGNFSYVPQHRSGFRLSGDVRSVIKLNEILLFGINQSEIKAYSKTGTNNPTSVASN; translated from the coding sequence ATGGCACAACTTTACACCTTCATTCCCCGACCTATCGCCCAACTTTTGGGTATTTTCACCCTTTTATTGCTGTTGCAAAGTTGCACTACTGAAAAAAAGGAAGCTCCCCCCAGCGGACCAACACTTTTTGAGCTTCTTCCCCAATCCAAAACCAACATCACCTTTGCCAACCAACTGAAAGAAGGGCTCAACACCAACGTGGTGATGTACGAATATTTCTACAATGGAGCGGGGGTTGCAGCAGGAGACCTGAACAACGATGGGCTCGATGACCTGATGTTTTCAGGAAATATGGTAGACAATGCCCTCTACCTCAACCTAGGTGGGCTTAGTTTCAAAGACATTTCAGCTACTGCTGGAATTAAAGGTCGAAAAGGAGGGTGGAAAACAGGGGTAACTATGGCCGATGTAAACGGAGATGGCCTGTTGGATATTTATATCTGCTATTCGGGAAATGTGCAACCTAAGAGCAGAACCAACGAGCTATATATCAACCAAGGACCAGACGCAGAAGGAATACCTCATTTTGAAGAAAAAGCGAGAGAATATGGACTAAACAGCCCTGCTACAAGTACGCAAGCAGCATTTTTCGACTTTGACAAAGACGGCGACCTCGATTTATTCTTGCTTAACCATAGCCCATTTCCCCTACCCGTACTCGATGAAGTCACCACTGCGGAGCACCTCAAAAAAGATGACCCTATCTACGGTTCAAGGCTCTTCGAAAACACCGCTGCCCAAGGCGCTCAACCAACATTTGAAGATATCACGCAAAAAGCGGGAATCGTGAGTGCCTCCCTTTCCTACGGGCTGGGCATTGGCATAGCCGATTTCAACAACGATGGCTGGCAAGATATTTACGTGGGCAATGATTATTCTATTCCGGACTATCTGTACCTCAACAATCACGACGGCACATTTACCAACCAACTTAGCAGCTCTTTCGAGCATACTTCCCACTTTTCTATGGGCAACGATATTGCCGATGTGAACAATGATGGACTAATCGACCTCCTCACCCTCGATATGTTGCCCGAAAGCAACCGCAGACAAAAGCTGCTCTTTGCACCCGACAATTACGAACTTTTCAACCTGAACCTGAAAGTCGGTTTTCACTACCAGTACATGAGAAATATGCTCCAAATAAATAATGGAAACCTTACGGGAGAACAACCGAAATTCAGTGAAATAGGTCAGTTTGCAGGAATATCAAACACCGATTGGAGCTGGTCTGCCCTCTTTGCCGACTATGACAACGACGGCTGGAAAGACCTCTTCATCACCAACGGATACGTCCGCGACTATACCAACATGGACTTCCTAAAATACATGGGAAATTTCACCCATTCAAAACAAGGAAAACTCAAAAGGGAAGATGTGTTGGAATTGGTTCAAAAAATTCCTGCCTCTAATGTTTCCAACTATATCTACCAAAATAACAACGAACTAAAGTTCCAAAACAAACAAAGAGAGTGGGGCTTGGGCGAGGTTGCAAACAGCACGGGTGCAGTGTATTCGGACTTGGACAACGATGGCGACCTCGACTTGGTGATCAGCAATATCAACAAGGCGGCTTTTGTGTACCAAAACCACAGCAACGAAGCTAAAAACAACCATTTTCTACAACTAAAACTTGAGGGAGAAGGGCAAAACACCTTTGGGCTTGGGGCAAAAGTGACGGTGTACAGCAATGGGAAAAAGCAGTTTCTTGAGCAAATGCCAACCAGAGGTTTCCAGTCAAGCGTATCGCCCGTGCTGCACTTTGGCTTGGGAAAAACAGCTAAAATCGACTCAGTCAGAATAGATTGGCCAAGTGAAAAATCGCAGACGTTGACCAACCTCCAGCCCGACCAAACCATTGCGCTGAAGGAAACCGAAGCCCAACCTAAAGCAAGTCGAATGACGGTGGAAAAATCTATGTTCCAGAAAGAAGCTTCCCCTATTTCTTTCCAACATAAAAAAAATGCGGTCAACGATTTTAAAAGACAACCGCTTATAGTGAACCCACAATCGTTCGACGGGCCGTGTTTGGTGAAAGGAGATGTGAATAACGATGGGCTGGCAGATGTGTTTGTTGGAGGAAGCGAAGGGCAGGCAAGCCAATTGTTTGTCCAGCTTAGCAATGGGAAATTCCAAGCAAGCAGCGTAGGTGTTTTTGAAGAAAACAGCAAAAGCGAAGATATAAATGCCCTTTTCTTCGATGCCAATAACGATGGTTTTCAAGACTTGTACGTTTGCAGCGGAGGATACAACAATTTCTACCCAACAGACGAAGCGTTGCAAGATCGGTTTTACCTCAACAAAGGCAACGGCTCTTTTGAAATAGCTGCTGCTTTGCCCCAAATGCTTACCAGTTCCAGCTGCGTTGCCGCTTCCGATATCAACAAAGATGGTTTCCAAGACCTTTTTGTAGGAAGCAAAGTAATCCCCGGTGAGTATCCTGAGACTCCCGCTTCCTATATTTTGATGAACACTGGCAAAGGAACTTTTGAAATAAAAACCGACGAAGTAGCCCCTGCCCTAGCGCAAGCTGGCATGGTAACAGATGCTACTTGGGCAGATTTGAATGCTGATGGCAAGGAAGAGTTGATACTAGCAGGAAACTGGATGCCGATTCAGGTATTTGCCAATTCCGATGGTAAATTGGAGGAAAAAACAAGCGACTTTTTCAATAAAAACTACAGCGGTTGGTGGAATAAACTTTTGGTTGAAGACCTCAACAACGATGGCATTCTCGACATAGTAGCTGGAAACTTTGGGCTAAACTCACAATGTCAAGTGAGCGACGAACAACCCGGAGAATTGTATTACAAGGATTTTGATAACAACGGGGCTATCGACCCTATTTTCTGCTTCTACATCCAGGGAAAAAGCTACCCTTCTGTTACCCGCGACGAGCTTTTAGAGCAAATCACCAAGCTTAGAAGCCGCTTCCAAAACTACGATAGCTACGCCGATGCCCAAATAGGTGACATCTTTTCTGAAGAGGAACTAAAGGGAGCAAAACACCTCGAAATAAATGAGCTGAACACGGTCTATTTCCAAGGAAAAAAAGGCGGGAAATTTGAGCAAAAAACCTTGCCCAGCCAAGTGCAATATTCCCCTATTCATTCCATCACCGTGCTGGACTACGATGCAGATGGAATACAAGACCTCTTGCTCTGCGGAAATACTAACCAAGCTCGCCTACGGTTTGGCAAAACCGATGCAAACTTCGGTACGCTGCTAAAAGGCGATGCTAATGGAAACTTCTCTTACGTTCCCCAACATCGATCTGGTTTCCGTCTTTCAGGTGATGTCAGAAGTGTGATCAAACTAAACGAAATACTACTTTTCGGCATCAACCAATCTGAAATAAAAGCTTATTCGAAAACAGGAACTAATAACCCAACAAGCGTTGCCAGTAACTAA